One window from the genome of Haladaptatus paucihalophilus DX253 encodes:
- a CDS encoding HalOD1 output domain-containing protein, with protein sequence MSGEESSADTDDTEEIVEVRRYDWTSVAPSIAVAEVISDVKNSDANELAPLYEHIDPEAIDQIIDPEIASRFDTLNRVSFTYDDCRVTVRSNGEVTARWDGSPGDE encoded by the coding sequence ATGAGTGGAGAGGAATCATCGGCCGATACCGATGATACCGAAGAAATCGTCGAGGTGAGACGGTACGATTGGACCTCCGTGGCACCGAGCATCGCCGTCGCCGAGGTAATCAGCGACGTAAAGAACAGCGATGCAAACGAACTCGCCCCGCTGTACGAGCACATAGACCCGGAAGCAATAGACCAAATCATCGACCCGGAGATAGCGAGCCGGTTCGACACCCTCAATAGGGTTTCGTTCACGTACGACGACTGTCGGGTCACTGTCCGGAGTAACGGGGAAGTGACCGCCCGATGGGACGGGTCGCCGGGGGACGAATGA
- the hemC gene encoding hydroxymethylbilane synthase, which translates to MSNRGTELRLATRGSDLAIRQSGEVKAALEDRRFSVELVEVETTGDQLDDALITELGKTGAFVRNLDQEVLDEEVDGAIHSMKDMPTDHPDELVVAAVPERASANDVLVTPDGKPIDALPDGAVVGTSSLRRKAQLLNFRPDLTVKPLRGNVDTRIEKLLAPVLQAEHEERTEEEKERKGHVGKKDSYEFPYDKTIDEWFNDLSEVERRALERDIETEYDGIVLAEAGLQRSGLAHHVEYDRLPPKQFVPAPGQGALAVMTLDGELAQDLHTVLDHPRTRVETTVERTILRELNGGCIAPIGVHSIIQGENVHVEAQVFSQDGSEVISIKRDVPVETHVTGAKKVAEELADRGARDLIAAAREGSE; encoded by the coding sequence ATGAGCAATCGCGGAACGGAACTTCGTCTCGCCACGCGAGGGTCCGACCTCGCAATCCGACAGTCTGGGGAGGTAAAGGCGGCACTGGAAGACCGCCGGTTCTCGGTCGAACTGGTCGAAGTGGAGACGACGGGTGATCAACTGGACGACGCACTCATAACGGAACTCGGGAAAACGGGCGCGTTCGTCCGTAATCTGGACCAAGAGGTGCTTGACGAGGAGGTGGACGGCGCGATTCACTCCATGAAGGACATGCCGACCGACCACCCGGACGAACTGGTCGTCGCGGCCGTCCCCGAGCGTGCGAGCGCGAACGACGTGCTCGTGACGCCGGACGGAAAGCCCATCGACGCGCTCCCGGATGGTGCCGTCGTCGGCACGTCCAGCCTTCGACGGAAGGCCCAACTGCTGAACTTCCGCCCCGACCTCACCGTCAAACCGCTCCGCGGCAACGTCGATACGCGAATCGAGAAACTGCTTGCCCCGGTCCTTCAGGCCGAACACGAGGAGCGAACCGAGGAGGAAAAGGAGCGAAAGGGCCACGTCGGGAAGAAAGACAGCTACGAGTTCCCGTACGACAAGACCATCGACGAGTGGTTCAACGACCTCTCGGAGGTCGAGCGTCGCGCGCTCGAACGCGACATCGAAACCGAATACGACGGCATCGTCCTCGCCGAAGCGGGCCTCCAACGGAGCGGCCTCGCCCATCACGTCGAGTACGACCGACTGCCGCCCAAGCAGTTCGTCCCCGCGCCGGGACAGGGCGCGCTGGCGGTCATGACGTTGGACGGCGAACTCGCACAGGACCTGCACACGGTTCTCGACCACCCGCGAACGCGGGTCGAAACGACCGTCGAGCGGACGATTCTCCGCGAACTGAACGGCGGCTGTATCGCCCCCATCGGCGTTCACAGCATCATTCAGGGCGAAAACGTCCACGTCGAGGCGCAGGTGTTCAGTCAGGACGGCTCCGAGGTCATCTCGATAAAGCGCGACGTGCCGGTCGAAACGCACGTCACCGGCGCGAAGAAGGTGGCAGAAGAGCTCGCGGACCGCGGTGCCCGCGACCTCATCGCGGCGGCGCGCGAGGGGAGCGAATGA
- a CDS encoding uroporphyrinogen-III synthase, with the protein MKVAVFRPDDERLDEAVDLLESLGADPVPDPMLAVRPTDNAPQHAEYVVLTSKTGVELAHEAGWSPDGATVCAIGERTAATLREYGYDVDIVPDEFSSRGLVATLADRVDGKSVEVARSDHGSEVLTDGLADAGADVHETVLYELVRPGGSGRSAELAADGDLDAALFTSSLTVYHFLDAAEERGIRAEAVDGLEDATVGAIGDPTHDTASELDIRVDVVPETASFDRLAREAVERITDGGDEAEV; encoded by the coding sequence ATGAAGGTCGCCGTCTTCCGCCCGGACGACGAACGCCTCGACGAGGCGGTGGACCTGCTCGAATCGCTCGGTGCCGACCCCGTTCCCGACCCGATGCTCGCGGTCCGCCCGACCGATAACGCCCCGCAACACGCGGAGTACGTCGTCCTGACGAGCAAGACCGGCGTCGAACTCGCCCACGAGGCCGGGTGGAGTCCGGACGGTGCGACCGTCTGTGCCATCGGCGAGCGCACCGCCGCGACGCTCCGCGAGTACGGCTACGACGTGGATATCGTCCCCGATGAGTTCTCTTCGCGGGGATTGGTCGCAACCCTCGCCGACCGCGTGGACGGCAAATCGGTCGAGGTCGCACGGAGCGACCACGGGAGCGAGGTGCTGACCGACGGTCTCGCGGACGCCGGTGCGGACGTTCACGAAACGGTGCTGTACGAACTCGTCCGTCCCGGGGGGTCGGGTCGCTCGGCGGAACTCGCCGCGGACGGCGACCTCGACGCCGCGCTGTTCACGTCCTCGCTCACCGTGTACCACTTCCTCGACGCCGCCGAGGAACGCGGAATCCGAGCGGAGGCCGTGGACGGTCTCGAAGACGCGACCGTCGGTGCCATCGGCGACCCGACGCACGATACCGCCAGCGAACTGGACATCCGCGTCGATGTCGTCCCGGAAACGGCCTCCTTCGACCGGTTGGCGCGCGAAGCGGTCGAACGCATTACCGACGGTGGCGACGAGGCTGAAGTTTAA